In Persephonella sp., the DNA window AATAACCGTCAGGGAAGATGTTGAAACCTTTTCCTACCTTCCTCCAAAACCATTTATTGAATGGAAAAGATCTATGAAAAAGATCAGATCTGTAAAGATTTTGGTCATAAAAGATGTTTCATTTTATACAGACAGAGAGTGTGATGGAAAAAAGCTGTTAGGGATAAAAACATTCAGGGTTGATATTCTTCTAAACAACAAAAAAACAACAAGATTTTTAGATCTTGTAAAAGGAAGCGATGGAAACTACAGAATACTTGGGATTGGAACAGGACCCTAATAGTAATAAAATCGCTTTTCTTATCATTTTCTTTCATAAAATTTTATCCTCCCTGAAAATAAAGCATTGATAGTAATCAATCATTGATTCTGATTAGTGAAAGTTCAGTTAACAAATAATAACTTTTTATTAACAACTATAATTTAATGGAGGGATCTGTTATGAAAAAATTACTGGCAGGGCTTATTGGTTTGGGGCTTATTTTCAGCATTTCTGCAAATGCTGGATCAAAAAACCAGAAGGAAATAGAAAAACAGATTATTCAGATCACGAGCAAATACGGATGTCTTACATGCCATGACATTGACAAACCAAAAAACTCAATACCTTTTAGAGTAATAGCAAAAGAGTACCAGGGTAAGCCTGATGCTGTTAAAAAACTTGTCACAAGCATAAAATATGCAAGCTTTGCAAAATGGCAGAAGATAGGACCTGAAAAATACGGAATGAAACCAAGAGCTATTTATATGCCAAGGCAGAGATCTATCCCTGTTGAAGAAGCAGAAAAAGTAGTCAAGCTGATACTCTCACTTGATACAAGCAAAGTAAAAGTTAAAAAATAATTATTCCTGAATGTAAACATATTCGCTTTTATACCAGCCCCAAACTGTAGGAAAAACATTTTTTAGCTTGTTTTTAACGGCTAAAAGCTCTTCAGGGGCAGCTATAAATATCATAGGCTGCTCCTCCCCTATTATCCTGAAAGCCTCTTTATAGAGCTGATCCCTTTTTTCAGGATCAAGCTCAACAGCAGCCTTTTGAAATAGCTTATCTATTTTTGCTTCCCAATCTGTTGAAGGTTTTTTCTGATTTGGATACCACATATGAAGCTGTCCTGAAGAGAGCCATACATTCTGCCCAAAATAGGGATCCATACTTCCTGTTAATCCTATTATTACAGCCTCCCAGTCATAATTTGACATAAGCCTTGTAACAAGGTTGTTAAAATCTATAGACTGGAAGTTGACTTCTATCCCTATTCTTTTTAGATCGTCTTTTAGTATGTTTCCTATCGTTTCCCTTTCTTTGTTTCCTGAGTTGGTTATCAGGGTGAACTGGAGTTTATGACCTTCCTGATCATATAGATATCCGTCTTTTCCTTCTTTGAAACCTATCTCAAGGAGAAGCTGTTTTGCTTTTTTCAGGTTAAAAGGGTATTTAGGGTAGTATTCCTCATCAAAAAGTCTTCTGTTTGCAGGTGTGACAGCTGTGTAAATGGGATATGCAAGACCGTTATAGGCTATGTTTATTATGCCCATTCTGTCTGTTGCATAAGATATAGCCTGTCTAAACTTTTTATTTCTGAACCATTTAAGTTTGTATTTTGGAATAGGTGAATTTGGGTTCTGGTTAAAAACTACAAACAGGGTTGATGGTGTTGCTCCAAGATTATAAACAGTAAAATCTCCTTTTTTTGCTTTTGGGAGAACCTCAGGAAGATCAGAAGGTCTAACGCCGTAATAATCTATCTCCCCTGATAAAAATTTAATCAGCCTGACATCAGGATCTCCTATTATCTGTGCTTTTATTTTTGGGATGTATGGTATTTTCTGTCCTGCTTTGTCCTTCTCCCAGTAGTACGGGTTTCTTTCATAAACAGCATACTGCCCTATAACATACTCAACAAGTCTATAAGGTCCTGTTCCTATTAGCTCTTCTGGTGGTGTATTAATTCCCCATGCAGATGTGAATGTTTTGTTGTCAACATATTTTTTAAGAATATGCTTTGGAAGTATCGGCTGTCCAACAGCCTGAAGAAAAGGGGCAAACGGTTTTGGTATAACAAACTCAACAGTATGGTCATCTATTTTCTTTACATTGAATTTTTTTCCCTCTATAATCAGCATATCCTTTGCTGAAGAAGGAATATCAGGGTTGTAGTAAATCTCATTGTATGTAAAAACAACATCATCTGCAGTTACAGGCTTTCCATCAAACCATTTTGCATCTTTTCTGATATAAAACCTCCAGACTGTTCCATCTTTGTTTCTTTCCCACCTCTCAGCAAGATCAGGCTCAGGGAGGAGAGTTTTCAGGTTTGTTTTTGTAAGACCGTTAAAAAGAACACCGATAACAGCTGTTGATGTTGTTTCTT includes these proteins:
- a CDS encoding flagellar biosynthesis protein FlgI, with product MKKLLAGLIGLGLIFSISANAGSKNQKEIEKQIIQITSKYGCLTCHDIDKPKNSIPFRVIAKEYQGKPDAVKKLVTSIKYASFAKWQKIGPEKYGMKPRAIYMPRQRSIPVEEAEKVVKLILSLDTSKVKVKK
- a CDS encoding ABC transporter substrate-binding protein, translating into MLILFLPFYLITPSEEKEETGKIVKVNPENFKLEIGKEGGILKRALGGDAKTFNPVMAQETTSTAVIGVLFNGLTKTNLKTLLPEPDLAERWERNKDGTVWRFYIRKDAKWFDGKPVTADDVVFTYNEIYYNPDIPSSAKDMLIIEGKKFNVKKIDDHTVEFVIPKPFAPFLQAVGQPILPKHILKKYVDNKTFTSAWGINTPPEELIGTGPYRLVEYVIGQYAVYERNPYYWEKDKAGQKIPYIPKIKAQIIGDPDVRLIKFLSGEIDYYGVRPSDLPEVLPKAKKGDFTVYNLGATPSTLFVVFNQNPNSPIPKYKLKWFRNKKFRQAISYATDRMGIINIAYNGLAYPIYTAVTPANRRLFDEEYYPKYPFNLKKAKQLLLEIGFKEGKDGYLYDQEGHKLQFTLITNSGNKERETIGNILKDDLKRIGIEVNFQSIDFNNLVTRLMSNYDWEAVIIGLTGSMDPYFGQNVWLSSGQLHMWYPNQKKPSTDWEAKIDKLFQKAAVELDPEKRDQLYKEAFRIIGEEQPMIFIAAPEELLAVKNKLKNVFPTVWGWYKSEYVYIQE